One window from the genome of Leucoraja erinacea ecotype New England chromosome 16, Leri_hhj_1, whole genome shotgun sequence encodes:
- the gpr27 gene encoding probable G-protein coupled receptor 27 → MLVSMANASELEETNSSLQNYAITASAVKLASLGLIICISLTGNLLLSFLLFKEPSLHRAPYYFLLDLCLADIVRSLLCFPFVMISISSGSAWTYSLLSCKIIAFAAVLFCFHAAFMMFCISITRYMAIAHHRFYSKRMTVWTCVAVICMVWTLSVAMAFPPVFDVGTYKFIRGEEQCIFEHRYVKANDTLGFMLMLAVIIAATHMVYVKLIFFVYDHRKMKPAQLIPAISQNWTFHGPGATGQAAANWIAGFGRGPTPPTLVGIRQTTHNQNKRLLVLDEFKMEKRIGRMFYIITVLFLLLWSPYIVACYLRVFVKASTIPQVYLTAAVWMTFAQAGVNPILCFIFNKELRICFRTHFPCFQSTQTPREAYCVI, encoded by the coding sequence ATGCTCGTCTCGATGGCGAACGCCAGCGAGCTCGAAGAGACCAACAGCTCTCTTCAGAATTACGCCATCACCGCGTCGGCCGTCAAGCTGGCTTCCCTGGGTTTGATCATCTGCATCAGCCTGACCGGCAACCTGCTGCTCTCCTTCCTGCTCTTCAAAGAGCCGAGCCTGCACCGGGCTCCTTATTACTTTCTGCTCGATCTGTGCCTGGCCGACATCGTGCGCTCGCTGCTCTGTTTCCCGTTCGTCATGATCTCCATCAGCAGCGGCTCGGCGTGGACCTACAGTCTGCTCAGCTGCAAGATCATCGCCTTCGCCGCCGTCCTCTTCTGCTTCCACGCCGCCTTCATGATGTTCTGCATTAGCATCACCCGCTACATGGCCATCGCCCACCACCGCTTCTACTCCAAGCGAATGACGGTGTGGACTTGCGTGGCGGTCATCTGCATGGTGTGGACTCTCTCCGTGGCCATGGCCTTCCCGCCAGTTTTCGATGTAGGCACTTACAAGTTCATTCGCGGGGAAGAGCAGTGCATCTTCGAGCACCGCTACGTGAAGGCCAACGACACCCTGGGCTTCATGCTGATGCTGGCGGTCATCATCGCCGCCACACATATGGTCTACGTCAAGCTCATCTTCTTCGTCTACGACCATCGCAAGATGAAGCCGGCGCAGTTGATCCCGGCCATCAGCCAAAACTGGACGTTTCACGGGCCGGGAGCGACGGGCCAAGCGGCCGCCAACTGGATCGCGGGCTTCGGCAGAGGTCCCACGCCGCCCACCCTAGTGGGGATCAGACAGACCACGCATAACCAGAACAAGAGACTGCTCGTCTTGGATGAGTTCAAAATGGAAAAGAGAATAGGCAGGATGTTCTACATCATAACCGTGCTCTTCCTGCTGTTGTGGTCGCCATATATAGTCGCATGTTACCTGAGGGTCTTTGTCAAAGCCAGTACCATCCCTCAGGTGTACCTGACCGCCGCAGTCTGGATGACATTTGCCCAGGCGGGAGTCAACCCGATCTTGTGCTTTATCTTCAACAAAGAGCTGAGGATTTGCTTCAGAACCCACTTCCCTTGTTTTCAAAGCACACAGACGCCTAGGGAAGCTTACTGCGTTATTTAA
- the LOC129704523 gene encoding LOW QUALITY PROTEIN: probable G-protein coupled receptor 173 (The sequence of the model RefSeq protein was modified relative to this genomic sequence to represent the inferred CDS: inserted 1 base in 1 codon), whose translation CVAVICMVWTXAMAFPPVFDVGTYKFIRGEEQCIFEHRYVKANDTLGFMLMLAVIIAATHMVYVKLIFFVYDHRKMKPAQLIPAISQNWTFHGPGATGQAAANWIAGFGRGPTPPTLVGIRQTTHNQNKRLLVLDEFKMEKRIGRMFYIITVLFLLLWSPYIVACYLRVFVKASTIPQVYLTAAVWMTFAQAGVNPILCFIFNKELRICFRTHFPCFQSTQTPREAYCVI comes from the exons TGCGTGGCGGTCATCTGCATGGTGTGGA CTGCCATGGCCTTCCCGCCAGTTTTCGATGTAGGCACTTACAAGTTCATTCGCGGGGAAGAGCAGTGCATCTTCGAGCACCGCTACGTGAAGGCCAACGACACCCTGGGCTTCATGCTGATGCTGGCGGTCATCATCGCCGCCACACATATGGTCTACGTCAAGCTCATCTTCTTCGTCTACGACCATCGCAAGATGAAGCCGGCGCAGTTGATCCCGGCCATCAGCCAAAACTGGACGTTTCACGGGCCGGGAGCGACGGGCCAAGCGGCCGCCAACTGGATCGCGGGCTTCGGCAGAGGTCCCACGCCGCCCACCCTAGTGGGGATCAGACAGACCACGCATAACCAGAACAAGAGACTGCTCGTCTTGGATGAGTTCAAAATGGAAAAGAGAATAGGCAGGATGTTCTACATCATAACCGTGCTCTTCCTGCTGTTGTGGTCGCCATATATAGTCGCATGTTACCTGAGGGTCTTTGTCAAAGCCAGTACCATCCCTCAGGTGTACCTGACCGCCGCAGTCTGGATGACATTTGCCCAGGCGGGAGTCAACCCGATCTTGTGCTTTATCTTCAACAAAGAGCTGAGGATTTGCTTCAGAACCCACTTCCCTTGTTTTCAAAGCACACAGACGCCTAGGGAAGCTTACTGCGTTATTTAA